In Armatimonadota bacterium, the following proteins share a genomic window:
- the purE gene encoding 5-(carboxyamino)imidazole ribonucleotide mutase: MPQPVVGIIMGSKSDLETMQACADLLTEFGVPYELSVVSAHRTPQKMFDYARSARDRGLKVIVAGAGGAAHLPGMVASLTTLPVVGVPVQTKALSGVDSLYSIVQMPAGIPVATVAIGNARNAGLLALRILGSSDPGIAAKLSEFQRGQEALVAQMNVEIGS; encoded by the coding sequence ATGCCTCAGCCTGTCGTCGGGATCATCATGGGCAGCAAGTCGGACCTCGAGACGATGCAGGCCTGCGCTGACTTGCTCACGGAGTTCGGGGTTCCCTATGAACTGAGCGTCGTGAGCGCCCATCGAACCCCACAGAAGATGTTCGACTATGCGCGGTCGGCGCGCGACCGTGGACTGAAAGTGATCGTCGCTGGGGCCGGCGGCGCCGCGCACCTTCCCGGCATGGTCGCCTCGCTGACCACCCTCCCGGTGGTCGGCGTTCCGGTTCAGACCAAGGCGCTTAGCGGCGTGGACTCGCTCTATTCGATTGTCCAGATGCCGGCGGGCATCCCCGTCGCCACCGTGGCGATCGGCAATGCCCGCAACGCCGGGCTTCTCGCGCTCAGAATCCTCGGCTCCTCCGATCCTGGCATTGCCGCGAAGCTGTCTGAGTTCCAGCGCGGCCAAGAGGCCCTCGTCGCGCAGATGAATGTCGAGATTGGAAGCTAA
- the rpmG gene encoding 50S ribosomal protein L33 codes for MAKKGEAREIIRLVCTEDGKSYYTTTKNKNNTKDRLELMKFNNNLRKMTLHREKK; via the coding sequence ATGGCGAAGAAAGGCGAAGCTCGAGAGATCATCCGGCTGGTTTGCACGGAAGACGGCAAGAGCTATTACACCACCACGAAGAACAAGAACAACACGAAGGATCGGCTTGAGCTGATGAAGTTCAACAACAACCTTCGCAAGATGACCCTGCACCGGGAGAAGAAGTAA
- the rpmF gene encoding 50S ribosomal protein L32: protein MPLPKRRHSHQRTALRRTNYITELPEVTEEKRVGGESHHLNHHATPDGFYKGRRLPGFKTKRQAG, encoded by the coding sequence ATGCCGCTACCGAAAAGACGCCACAGCCACCAGCGCACCGCCTTGCGCCGCACGAACTACATCACGGAGCTGCCTGAGGTCACCGAGGAGAAGAGGGTCGGTGGGGAATCGCATCACCTGAACCACCACGCCACGCCAGACGGCTTCTACAAGGGCCGCAGGCTCCCTGGGTTCAAAACCAAGCGACAAGCAGGCTAA
- a CDS encoding cyclic-di-AMP receptor: protein MKLAVCIVHNRDKAKIAEELVRAGFKFTVIGSTGGFLREGNTTILIGFEEGDRQSLLKIISTNCQTREQLVNVTPMEAGPTGGFLASPVKVPVGGAVVFVMDVEQFERY from the coding sequence GTGAAGCTCGCCGTCTGCATCGTCCATAACCGCGACAAAGCCAAGATCGCCGAAGAACTGGTCCGCGCCGGATTCAAGTTCACCGTGATCGGCTCGACAGGCGGCTTCCTTCGCGAGGGGAACACCACCATCCTCATCGGCTTTGAGGAGGGTGACCGGCAATCGCTTCTCAAGATCATTTCGACCAACTGCCAAACCCGCGAGCAGTTGGTGAATGTGACCCCCATGGAGGCTGGGCCGACCGGAGGATTCCTCGCCAGCCCGGTCAAGGTTCCTGTGGGCGGAGCGGTGGTGTTCGTCATGGACGTCGAGCAGTTCGAGCGGTACTAG
- a CDS encoding Gfo/Idh/MocA family oxidoreductase, whose protein sequence is MTHPDFQPTGQPTVGHRRSFGSVPVERRFGIGVLGLHEGHTMLVGLRASGLCRAVAGCDLNEGKRLAALDSCPGLFVTADYEAMLAREDVQIVAIYTPDPMHAGHIEQAFKAGKHVICTKPMVNDPSVAPRLIGLAKTTGRRLQVGQSTRFYEPFQRQRELYEAGDIGEVEVLDAHYNHRMDWWYEKSPWTQSSTHWAFLGLSHPLDLVRWYLGPIREVHAYGTRTSLGQSHKMETPDAIVVNLLAESGRVARVLGNYGLHELSRARSNIECLLMGSNGSSLARYPELRFTRHDTNGIELDEDYEHAMAGYHYRHELRGMHYGEFCSYADYFASKLLSGEPNSPDLVEGFETLNVMCAVVESLKSGKPTPVAAVPG, encoded by the coding sequence ATGACCCACCCCGACTTCCAGCCAACCGGGCAGCCAACGGTCGGCCACCGGCGCTCCTTTGGGTCGGTGCCGGTGGAGAGGCGGTTCGGCATTGGGGTGCTCGGGCTGCACGAGGGCCACACAATGCTCGTCGGTCTGCGGGCCTCCGGGCTTTGTCGGGCCGTCGCCGGCTGCGACCTAAATGAAGGCAAGCGCCTGGCGGCCCTCGACTCCTGCCCGGGGCTCTTCGTGACCGCAGACTACGAGGCGATGCTGGCGCGTGAGGACGTGCAGATCGTCGCCATCTACACCCCCGACCCGATGCACGCTGGGCACATCGAGCAGGCATTCAAGGCGGGTAAGCACGTGATCTGTACGAAGCCGATGGTCAACGATCCAAGCGTCGCGCCTCGCCTGATCGGCCTCGCAAAAACGACGGGAAGGAGGCTCCAGGTGGGGCAGTCCACCCGCTTTTACGAGCCGTTTCAGCGCCAGCGCGAGCTCTATGAGGCCGGCGACATTGGCGAGGTCGAGGTACTCGACGCCCACTACAACCACCGGATGGATTGGTGGTACGAAAAGAGCCCTTGGACTCAATCAAGCACGCACTGGGCGTTCCTCGGCCTTAGCCATCCGCTGGACCTGGTCCGGTGGTATCTCGGCCCGATCCGAGAGGTCCACGCTTACGGGACACGCACCAGCCTCGGCCAATCACATAAGATGGAGACCCCCGACGCGATCGTGGTCAACCTGCTCGCAGAATCAGGACGGGTTGCTCGCGTGCTCGGAAACTATGGACTCCACGAGCTCAGCCGCGCGAGGTCGAACATCGAGTGCCTTTTGATGGGCTCGAACGGATCCTCGCTGGCCCGGTACCCGGAACTGCGCTTCACCCGTCACGACACAAACGGGATCGAGCTGGACGAGGATTACGAGCACGCCATGGCGGGCTACCACTACCGCCACGAACTGAGGGGCATGCACTACGGCGAGTTCTGCAGCTATGCCGACTACTTCGCGTCGAAACTGCTCTCCGGTGAACCCAACAGCCCCGATCTCGTTGAGGGCTTCGAAACGCTGAACGTGATGTGCGCGGTGGTGGAGTCGCTGAAGTCAGGGAAGCCGACACCGGTGGCTGCGGTTCCGGGCTGA
- a CDS encoding alpha/beta hydrolase: MIGACCVTLLTLRAIHHIPFQPAPIRLWEGDAPLARGKASEDIPTLAPFLAPRPIGSAVIVCPGGGYGMLADHEGSAYAKFLNLHGVQAFVLKYRLGSNGYRHPAMLLDVSRAIRYVRSHAKEYQIDVSKIGVMGSSAGGHLASTVATHYDAGITESADPVERVSSRPDFAILCYAVITFGGKGHSGSRENLLGKTPDPALVQSLSNELQVTKDTPPCFLWHTMDDGAVPVENSILFADAMRKAGASAELHLYAHGAHGLGLGGDPESNHLLPWTRALMDWMRAHGWA; this comes from the coding sequence ATGATTGGAGCCTGCTGCGTTACACTACTCACCTTGCGCGCGATACACCATATCCCGTTCCAGCCCGCCCCCATCCGACTCTGGGAGGGTGATGCGCCATTGGCCCGTGGGAAAGCCTCCGAAGATATTCCAACGCTCGCACCGTTCCTCGCGCCGCGCCCGATCGGCTCGGCGGTGATTGTATGCCCCGGAGGCGGATACGGGATGCTAGCGGACCACGAGGGCTCCGCGTACGCCAAGTTTCTCAACCTGCACGGCGTTCAGGCGTTCGTGCTCAAGTACCGGCTGGGCTCGAACGGTTATCGCCATCCGGCGATGCTGCTCGACGTCTCGCGGGCGATCCGCTATGTGCGGAGCCACGCGAAGGAGTATCAAATCGACGTGAGCAAGATCGGCGTGATGGGCTCCTCCGCGGGCGGGCATTTGGCTTCGACGGTGGCGACCCACTATGACGCCGGCATAACCGAATCCGCCGATCCGGTCGAGCGCGTCAGTTCCCGGCCCGATTTTGCGATCCTCTGCTACGCGGTGATCACCTTCGGGGGCAAGGGGCATTCTGGAAGCCGGGAGAACCTGCTCGGCAAGACCCCGGACCCTGCGCTTGTGCAAAGCCTGAGCAACGAGCTTCAGGTCACCAAAGACACGCCTCCCTGCTTCCTTTGGCACACGATGGACGACGGCGCGGTGCCGGTCGAGAACTCGATCCTCTTCGCCGACGCGATGCGCAAAGCGGGAGCTTCGGCAGAGCTGCACCTCTATGCGCACGGCGCGCACGGATTGGGCTTAGGTGGCGACCCGGAATCGAACCACCTGCTGCCCTGGACTCGCGCCCTGATGGACTGGATGCGCGCTCACGGCTGGGCTTAG
- a CDS encoding (Fe-S)-binding protein, with protein MVPTREEFYLITPPEKALFYVLAFLALGLFGWQVWQRSRVWMKGKPLSWKPLGLKGVLAYVIGQRKVKTSRKRSGAPMHLLIFYGFASLFLATTLLSINTYSPVKFHQGTYYIVYEATFDALGLLFVIGTGWALFRRAFWLPKNMAKAPQDDWALVMLFTLGITGYLVEAARLAVGASESGQGGFESFDRFSFVGYALAHWWGPVPATLYKSLWWFHGVLAFTFIALMPRMRLRHIAMAVFSSYGAESASMGTLKPITMEEVEATGKIGVAEASDYSRWHLMSLDACMECGRCTDVCPANGVGKILNPKKIVQDIRALNAGVGVVAEAVSEEALWACTTCNACVEACPVLIRHVDLIVDARRYLVAEGKLSGSGATMLRQLGSTGHAWGQQPDSREDWMKGLDVPLAREVESFDVLFWVGCAGAMDPGAQRATRATAQLLQKAGVSFACLGREETCTGDAARRAGDEFLFQEKAQANIETFKRYGVKKVVTACPHCLNTLKNEYPQFGAELEVSHHSQLIADLIAQRKLDPALPMAGSVTYHDPCYLARVNGESDAPRSVLGDSTSLNRDPHGSAKGDLLAEPGNRGRRTLCCGAGGARMWMDEEPNQRPGVRRAEELLATGASTIAVGCPFCRIMLDTSVKQVSDADIRLIDLAELAWERNRPLDLND; from the coding sequence GTGGTTCCGACCCGAGAAGAGTTCTATCTCATCACACCGCCCGAAAAGGCGCTCTTCTACGTCTTGGCGTTCCTCGCGCTGGGGCTCTTCGGATGGCAGGTTTGGCAGCGATCCAGAGTCTGGATGAAGGGCAAGCCCCTCTCCTGGAAGCCGCTCGGCCTCAAGGGGGTGCTGGCCTATGTCATCGGGCAGCGCAAGGTCAAGACCTCGCGCAAGCGCAGCGGCGCCCCCATGCACCTGCTGATATTTTATGGGTTCGCCTCCTTATTCCTGGCGACCACCCTGCTCTCGATCAACACCTATTCGCCCGTCAAGTTCCACCAGGGAACCTACTACATCGTCTACGAAGCCACCTTCGACGCGCTCGGGTTGCTGTTCGTCATCGGTACAGGCTGGGCGCTGTTCCGGCGCGCCTTCTGGCTCCCAAAGAACATGGCGAAAGCGCCCCAAGATGATTGGGCGCTGGTCATGCTGTTCACACTTGGCATCACGGGCTATCTTGTGGAGGCAGCCAGGCTCGCAGTGGGTGCAAGCGAGTCGGGGCAGGGCGGATTCGAGTCGTTCGACCGGTTTTCGTTCGTCGGCTACGCGTTGGCTCATTGGTGGGGCCCCGTACCCGCAACACTCTACAAGAGCCTCTGGTGGTTCCACGGCGTCCTTGCCTTCACCTTTATCGCCTTGATGCCCCGGATGCGCCTGCGCCACATCGCCATGGCCGTCTTCTCCTCCTACGGGGCCGAGTCCGCGTCGATGGGAACGCTGAAGCCGATTACGATGGAGGAGGTTGAGGCGACCGGTAAAATCGGCGTCGCCGAGGCAAGCGATTATTCGCGCTGGCACCTAATGTCGCTCGACGCCTGCATGGAGTGCGGCCGATGCACCGACGTCTGTCCTGCGAACGGCGTGGGCAAAATCCTGAACCCGAAGAAGATCGTGCAGGACATCCGGGCCCTGAATGCGGGTGTCGGTGTGGTGGCAGAAGCGGTCTCGGAGGAGGCTCTGTGGGCCTGCACCACCTGCAATGCCTGCGTCGAAGCCTGCCCGGTTCTCATCCGGCATGTGGACCTCATCGTGGACGCGCGGCGCTACCTGGTGGCAGAGGGAAAACTCTCGGGTTCAGGGGCGACGATGCTGCGACAGCTTGGCAGCACGGGCCACGCCTGGGGCCAACAGCCCGACTCGCGCGAGGACTGGATGAAGGGGCTCGACGTTCCGCTGGCGAGGGAGGTCGAGAGCTTCGACGTGCTGTTCTGGGTGGGGTGCGCTGGAGCCATGGATCCCGGGGCTCAGCGCGCAACTCGGGCAACGGCGCAGCTCCTTCAAAAGGCGGGCGTATCGTTCGCCTGTCTGGGGCGCGAGGAGACCTGTACAGGCGACGCAGCGAGACGGGCCGGTGACGAGTTCCTTTTCCAGGAGAAAGCTCAGGCCAACATTGAAACCTTCAAGCGCTACGGCGTGAAGAAGGTGGTCACCGCGTGCCCCCACTGCCTGAACACGCTCAAGAACGAGTACCCGCAGTTCGGCGCAGAACTCGAGGTGTCGCACCACTCCCAACTCATCGCCGACCTCATCGCCCAAAGAAAGCTCGATCCGGCACTGCCGATGGCGGGCTCCGTCACCTACCACGACCCCTGTTACCTGGCGCGGGTCAACGGCGAGAGCGACGCTCCCAGGTCGGTTCTGGGGGATTCAACCTCGCTGAACCGTGACCCCCACGGAAGCGCGAAAGGCGACCTCCTCGCCGAGCCTGGGAACCGGGGCCGCAGGACCCTGTGCTGCGGTGCGGGCGGCGCGAGGATGTGGATGGACGAGGAGCCCAATCAGCGTCCAGGGGTCCGTCGGGCGGAGGAACTCCTGGCTACCGGCGCGTCGACAATCGCGGTGGGATGCCCCTTCTGCCGGATCATGCTGGATACCTCGGTGAAACAGGTGAGCGACGCGGACATTCGGCTTATCGACCTCGCCGAATTGGCCTGGGAACGCAATCGGCCACTGGACCTCAATGATTAG
- the rpoN gene encoding RNA polymerase factor sigma-54, which produces MNRGIGNTARTEVSTSLRVDPRVVLRSKLLELTQAELEQTIESELSDNPALERLDDDPDPITDDEVLASVAPQELAPSSEDFEFFRSLPRDDSIADWVDLAASSVSLSDHLRGQLIPALPEHLRNLGVFMIECLDDRGYFASTVEEVALLTGHEPEEATLVLKMIQDCDPKGIGASDVKECLYLQLRDSACVEGKLARIIVKKHLDEFVARRTSRLMRRYKVMPEVVESAFQMILSLNPFPAEGFESGTGMLRPVKEAAVVPELTLTRTEAGWIIEVMGAEPAAFAVDRSYRHRLAKLQQSSQADPAEKAHVTNYVRRAEQFIDAIADRRKTMRRIGEVLIRKQESFVSTGRYEFLKPLTRVKLAEELGLHESTISRATQGKYVRLANGETVPFDVFFKPSLRIQRMIEEILETENPRSPLSDEQIMRMLSQKGVTVARRTVNKYRGRSRMLNSRVRRTA; this is translated from the coding sequence TTGAACCGAGGGATTGGGAACACGGCACGAACCGAAGTGTCGACGAGTCTGCGCGTCGATCCAAGAGTGGTCCTGCGCAGCAAGCTCCTGGAGCTGACTCAGGCCGAGCTCGAACAAACCATCGAGTCTGAGCTCAGCGACAACCCCGCCCTCGAACGCTTGGACGACGATCCCGATCCGATCACGGACGACGAGGTCTTGGCCTCTGTCGCGCCCCAAGAACTCGCTCCGTCCAGCGAGGATTTCGAATTCTTTCGCAGCTTGCCACGAGATGATTCCATCGCCGACTGGGTGGACCTTGCGGCGAGCTCCGTTTCGCTTTCAGACCATCTTCGGGGCCAGCTCATCCCAGCCCTGCCGGAGCACTTACGCAACCTAGGAGTGTTCATGATCGAGTGCCTCGACGACCGGGGCTACTTTGCCTCCACGGTCGAAGAGGTCGCGCTCTTGACGGGCCATGAGCCCGAGGAGGCCACGCTCGTGCTCAAGATGATTCAGGACTGCGATCCGAAGGGGATTGGCGCGTCCGACGTCAAGGAGTGCCTCTACCTGCAGCTTCGCGATAGCGCCTGCGTGGAAGGAAAGCTGGCGAGGATCATCGTCAAGAAGCACCTTGATGAATTTGTGGCGCGTCGAACGTCGCGGCTCATGCGGCGCTATAAGGTCATGCCCGAGGTTGTGGAGAGCGCGTTCCAGATGATCCTGTCGCTGAACCCGTTCCCCGCAGAGGGCTTTGAATCGGGCACGGGGATGCTGAGGCCCGTCAAAGAGGCCGCAGTCGTACCAGAACTGACATTGACGCGAACCGAAGCCGGTTGGATCATCGAGGTGATGGGAGCCGAGCCTGCCGCGTTTGCCGTGGACCGCTCCTATCGCCACAGGCTCGCCAAGTTGCAGCAATCCTCTCAAGCCGACCCGGCAGAGAAGGCCCATGTAACGAATTACGTCCGCCGTGCCGAGCAGTTCATCGACGCCATCGCTGACCGCCGGAAGACCATGCGCAGGATTGGCGAGGTGCTCATCCGCAAGCAGGAAAGCTTTGTGTCGACGGGCCGATACGAATTTCTGAAGCCCCTGACCAGGGTCAAGCTTGCCGAGGAGCTCGGGCTGCACGAGAGCACCATCAGCCGGGCGACCCAGGGTAAGTACGTGCGCCTGGCCAACGGCGAGACGGTGCCATTCGACGTCTTCTTCAAGCCGTCGCTGCGAATTCAAAGGATGATCGAGGAGATCCTCGAAACCGAAAACCCGCGAAGCCCACTTTCCGATGAGCAAATCATGCGCATGCTGTCGCAAAAGGGCGTGACGGTGGCCCGTCGGACCGTGAACAAGTATCGGGGCCGATCAAGGATGCTCAACTCACGTGTGCGCCGCACGGCCTGA
- a CDS encoding DinB family protein has protein sequence MQPGVKAKWDQAESSRATLVERVRALPGAQRTARPDPKAFSPVELLMHMALAEEVDLQMMDQRPPGSFSCRKAKPTFFFRWALKRMWKAKSMPTTGQMVPKPGTSLDEACRKWEEVRLQTAAHLDGVTSLDAPVCKHPFFGLMSAGNLIELFEAHTHYHNARFPAA, from the coding sequence ATGCAACCGGGGGTGAAGGCAAAGTGGGACCAAGCGGAGTCTTCGAGGGCGACGCTGGTGGAGCGTGTACGCGCGCTTCCAGGGGCTCAACGCACCGCCAGGCCCGATCCGAAAGCATTCAGCCCTGTCGAGCTCCTCATGCACATGGCGTTGGCCGAAGAGGTCGACCTGCAGATGATGGACCAGAGGCCCCCCGGCAGCTTCTCCTGCCGCAAAGCCAAGCCCACGTTCTTTTTTCGATGGGCGCTGAAGCGCATGTGGAAGGCCAAGAGCATGCCGACCACAGGCCAGATGGTGCCCAAGCCGGGGACTTCGCTCGATGAGGCTTGTCGCAAGTGGGAGGAGGTCCGCCTGCAAACGGCAGCGCACTTGGATGGGGTTACCTCTCTGGACGCTCCGGTCTGTAAGCACCCGTTCTTTGGGCTGATGTCCGCCGGGAACCTGATCGAGCTCTTTGAAGCGCACACCCACTATCACAACGCCCGGTTTCCGGCCGCCTAA